A window of Vigna unguiculata cultivar IT97K-499-35 chromosome 4, ASM411807v1, whole genome shotgun sequence contains these coding sequences:
- the LOC114182681 gene encoding protein trichome birefringence-like 19 isoform X2, with protein MHTSRPPYYTNDTCHWIIDQQNCIKFGRPDREYLHWRWRPDECELPLFNATQFLNLLRGKKMVFVGDSVGRNQMQSLLCLLSHVSEPEDASHRYSSDVMYFKRYIYHEYNFTLANLWSPYFVRSSDADPKGHSFNSIMRLYVDEADEAWRSKVEEFDIVIISSGQWFFRPLLFYEEGKLVGCNKCGMENVTDLTHLFGYRKAFRTAFRTLNELEGYKGVTFFRTFSPAHFEDGDWNKGGKCVRTRPFTKQEMKLDGYILDMYMTQVEEFVEAQRVATKRGLKFVMMNTTEIMLLRPDGHPNNYGHSQDKNVTLNDCVHWCLPGPVDTWNEFLVHMLLDLESEACYSSKLERVF; from the exons ATGCACACTTCCAGACCACCTTACTACACCAATGATACATGCCACTGGATCATAGACCAGCAGAATTGCATCAAGTTTGGAAGACCTGATAGAGAGTACCTGCATTGGAGGTGGAGGCCTGATGAATGTGAGCTTCCACTTTTCAATGCTACTCAGTTCTTGAATCTTCTCAGAGGAAAGAAAATGGTGTTTGTTGGAGACTCAGTGGGGAGGAACCAGATGCAGTCTTTGTTGTGCCTCCTAAGTCAT GTGTCTGAACCTGAGGATGCTTCTCATAGATATTCTTCAGATGTGATGTACTTCAAGAGGTATATCTATCATGAGTACAACTTCACCTTGGCAAATCTGTGGTCTCCATATTTTGTGAGATCCAGTGATGCAGACCCCAAAGGGCATTCCTTCAACAGCATCATGAGGCTGTATGTGGATGAGGCAGATGAGGCATGGAGAAGTAAGGTTGAGGAGTTTGACATTGTGATAATCTCATCAGGGCAATGGTTTTTCAGGCCTCTGTTGTTCTATGAAGAGGGGAAGCTTGTGGGATGCAACAAGTGTGGGATGGAGAATGTGACAGACCTCACACACCTCTTTGGGTACAGAAAGGCCTTCAGGACAGCATTTAGGACACTGAATGAGCTTGAAGGGTACAAGGGGGTCACATTTTTTAGGACATTCTCCCCAGCACACTTTGAGGATGGGGATTGGAACAAGGGAGGGAAGTGTGTGAGGACTAGGCCATTCACCAAGCAAGAAATGAAGCTTGATGGCTACATTCTTGACATGTATATGACTCAAGTGGAGGAGTTTGTTGAAGCACAAAGGGTAGCCACAAAGAGAGGGTTGAAGTTTGTGATGATGAACACTACTGAGATTATGCTTCTTAGACCTGATGGACACCCCAACAACTATGGACACTCTCAGGACAAAAATGTTACTCTGAATGACTGTGTTCACTGGTGTCTGCCAGGGCCAGTTGATACTTGGAATGAGTTTTTGGTGCATATGTTGTTGGATTTGGAAAGTGAGGCATGTTATAGTTCAAAGCTAGAGAGAGTTTTTTAA
- the LOC114182681 gene encoding protein trichome birefringence-like 19 isoform X1: protein MTMKVRGNEIFNGKYTTRSTAKSFLLVPFTLLLIMLPLSLMRSSHEPTPPEVSSSAAVSSSLNNTEIKQCDIFSGRWMHTSRPPYYTNDTCHWIIDQQNCIKFGRPDREYLHWRWRPDECELPLFNATQFLNLLRGKKMVFVGDSVGRNQMQSLLCLLSHVSEPEDASHRYSSDVMYFKRYIYHEYNFTLANLWSPYFVRSSDADPKGHSFNSIMRLYVDEADEAWRSKVEEFDIVIISSGQWFFRPLLFYEEGKLVGCNKCGMENVTDLTHLFGYRKAFRTAFRTLNELEGYKGVTFFRTFSPAHFEDGDWNKGGKCVRTRPFTKQEMKLDGYILDMYMTQVEEFVEAQRVATKRGLKFVMMNTTEIMLLRPDGHPNNYGHSQDKNVTLNDCVHWCLPGPVDTWNEFLVHMLLDLESEACYSSKLERVF from the exons ATGACAATGAAGGTTCGGGGCAATGAGATATTCAATGGGAAGTACACAACAAGAAGCACAGCCAAAAGCTTTCTCCTGGTACCCTTCACTCTTCTTCTCATCATGCTCCCTCTTTCTCTCATGAGAAGCTCTCATGAACCAACTCCTCCTGAGGTATCATCTTCTGCAGCTGTCAGCAGCAGTTTGAACAACACAGAAATTAAGCAGTGTGACATCTTTTCTGGGAGATGGATGCACACTTCCAGACCACCTTACTACACCAATGATACATGCCACTGGATCATAGACCAGCAGAATTGCATCAAGTTTGGAAGACCTGATAGAGAGTACCTGCATTGGAGGTGGAGGCCTGATGAATGTGAGCTTCCACTTTTCAATGCTACTCAGTTCTTGAATCTTCTCAGAGGAAAGAAAATGGTGTTTGTTGGAGACTCAGTGGGGAGGAACCAGATGCAGTCTTTGTTGTGCCTCCTAAGTCAT GTGTCTGAACCTGAGGATGCTTCTCATAGATATTCTTCAGATGTGATGTACTTCAAGAGGTATATCTATCATGAGTACAACTTCACCTTGGCAAATCTGTGGTCTCCATATTTTGTGAGATCCAGTGATGCAGACCCCAAAGGGCATTCCTTCAACAGCATCATGAGGCTGTATGTGGATGAGGCAGATGAGGCATGGAGAAGTAAGGTTGAGGAGTTTGACATTGTGATAATCTCATCAGGGCAATGGTTTTTCAGGCCTCTGTTGTTCTATGAAGAGGGGAAGCTTGTGGGATGCAACAAGTGTGGGATGGAGAATGTGACAGACCTCACACACCTCTTTGGGTACAGAAAGGCCTTCAGGACAGCATTTAGGACACTGAATGAGCTTGAAGGGTACAAGGGGGTCACATTTTTTAGGACATTCTCCCCAGCACACTTTGAGGATGGGGATTGGAACAAGGGAGGGAAGTGTGTGAGGACTAGGCCATTCACCAAGCAAGAAATGAAGCTTGATGGCTACATTCTTGACATGTATATGACTCAAGTGGAGGAGTTTGTTGAAGCACAAAGGGTAGCCACAAAGAGAGGGTTGAAGTTTGTGATGATGAACACTACTGAGATTATGCTTCTTAGACCTGATGGACACCCCAACAACTATGGACACTCTCAGGACAAAAATGTTACTCTGAATGACTGTGTTCACTGGTGTCTGCCAGGGCCAGTTGATACTTGGAATGAGTTTTTGGTGCATATGTTGTTGGATTTGGAAAGTGAGGCATGTTATAGTTCAAAGCTAGAGAGAGTTTTTTAA
- the LOC114180268 gene encoding spindle pole body component 110: protein MAGLLAWAVGGGAGKEAEDDSIIPILFSEDQQRYVIELDQKAASLRRLIHDLRLRLPPQDISQSLPHLHAHSLASNAALALQLNSHSATRQQAQLREVTLKEENAAYENAISDFENKIKEKLQEADILRTKLQEMDETEKKLKAELDNMKQQVSDGWDEMKANSKAGFDADAEASRSALLDELEEKKKQLNSMEDAVKELEKKWARVQENALKQPSPAQREKTLDKQLHGLIEQLAVKQAQAEGLLGDIHLKEMELERLNGLWRQTENSNLEANTAARNRFGKSSSDKLQSLSDYEGHQRLPYHSAARTETQQRLMLFRSAFVLYILALHILVFIRISF from the exons ATGGCTGGGTTACTGGCATGGGCGGTGGGAGGTGGCGCCGGAAAGGAAGCGGAGGACGATTCCATCATCCCAATCCTCTTTTCCGAAGATCAGCAAAGGTATGTGATCGAACTGGATCAGAAGGCGGCTTCTCTCCGCCGTTTGATCCATGATCTACGGTTGAGATTGCCTCCCCAAGACATCTCCCAGAGCCTCCCTCACCTCCACGCCCACTCCCTCGCCTCCAACGCCGCCCTCGCCCTCCAATTGAATTCCCACTCCGCCACGCGCCAACAG GCCCAACTTAGAGAGGTGACATTGAAGGAAGAGAATGCGGCATATGAAAATGCAATATCGGAttttgagaataaaataaaagagaaattgCAAGAGGCTGATATACTGAGGACAAAGTTGCAG gagatggatgAAACTGAGAAGAAACTCAAAGCTGAGCTCGACAATATGAAGCAGCAAGTATCTGATGGTTGGGATGAAATGAAGGCAAATTCTAAAGCTGGATTTGATGCTGATGCAGAAGCATCGAGATCAGCTTTACTAGATGAAttggaagagaagaagaagcagtTG AATTCAATGGAGGATGCTGTGAAAGAATTGGAGAAGAAATGGGCAAGAGTGCAGGAAAATGCACTTAAACAACCTTCCCCAG CACAAAGAGAGAAGACGTTGGATAAACAACTTCATGGTCTAATTGAGCAACTGGCTGTTAAACAG GCACAAGCTGAGGGCTTACTTGGTGACATTCATTTGAAAGAGATGGAACTGGAAAGATTGAATGGGCTATGGCGGCAAACAGAAAACAGCAATTTGGAGGCAAACACTGCTGCTAGGAATCGATTCGGTAAAAGCTCCTCAGATAAGTTACAGAGTTTGTCAGATTATGAAGGCCATCAAAGGCTTCCTTATCACTCTGCTGCCAGAACTGAAACCCAGCAGAGGCTTATGCTATTCAGGTCTGCATTTGTGCTCTATATTCTAGCTTTACATATACTGGTATTTATCAGGATATCCTTTTAA